The Nocardia sp. BMG51109 nucleotide sequence CCCATCGCGGCGTAGTCGGCGTTCTCCCGCAACTGCTCGGTGAGGGTGCTGACCGCTTCAGCCACGTCGGGCCAGGGCCGAACAGCAACGCCGGGGTCTTCGCCGAGATCGTAGGTCTCCAAGGCGGCCTCGACTCCGGTGATCGCCGCGTGTGCTTCGTTGGTGAGTGGGTCGGTAGGTGGAAAGGGCCTACCGGTCAATTCCTGTGGTGCTACTCGTAGCGCGGTGGCGAGATCCTCGAGCAATCGGCGGCTGTCGACGTGCTTGTCTCCTCGTTCCAGCTTGCCGAGGTATCCGAAGGAGATGCCCGCGAGATCAGCGGTCACTTGGAGGGATTGTCCGCGCCACGCCCGGATTTCCCGCAACCTCCGTCCGAGATCGTTCGGCGGGGTGACCCCACCTTCGTTTCCCACACCCATAGATCCCACGCTACGACCACGGGTTGCCTTGTGCAGGGCTTCGTGGACTGCGGATCTTACGGTTGTTCGGGGAGCCGGAACGAGCCGTCGCTACAGCTCGTGGAGCCGCATGTGCAGAGTCGCCCCACGTCCCGTTTCCGGATGTGCCAAAATCGCAAATATGGACGCGAAGGCGCTTGGTAGGCGGATCGCGGAGGCTCGAGTCGCCGCCGGCATGTCACAGGGGCAGCTGGCCGCAGCGTTGGACCAGGTCGACCACACGACGATCAGCAAAATGGAGTCGGGAACTCGACGCGTCTCGGCTACCGAGATGTTCGCGATCGCCGAGAAGCTCGACAAGCCTCTGCAGTGGTTCGTGATGGATGAAGTACCTGCGGCGATCAGCCGCCGCACCGACGCAGGGTTCGATCCCGGGGTCACCGCGCGCGTGGACGAGGCGATCGAGTTGCTGGCCGACGATATGCGATCGCTGATGCGTAAAGGGCTGATCTCTGCGGTGCCGCGACCAGAGTCGGCGGTGCCCGGCTGTCATGAGGACGCTGAGCGGATCGCGCAGGAGACGCGCAAGCGGATCGGGCTGGACGGCGAGCCCATCATCGACGTCCTGTCCGTCTGCGAGAAGCTCGGAATGTACGTGTTCGTGGGTGACTACGGCGAGTCGGCGGACGGCGCATGCGTCATTGTCGACGGGGACGGCGACACGGCAGTGGCCGCCGCAGTGATCAACGCTGAGCAGCCGCGAGGCCGCAAGCGGGTCACCGTCGCCCATGAGCTGGCGCACTGGTTGATAGGCGACGCCTATGATGCGCACAGCTCAGACTCCGAAACCATGGTCAAGTCGGTCGCGATCCACTTCCTGATCCCCCGCGCGGGGGCGGGGAAGCTGTGGAGTGACTACCCGCATGACAGCCCGCGCCGTCGCGCCATCCGCATCGCCGGCACCTATCGGGTGTCATGGACCGCGACGGTCAACCAGCTCAAAAACATCGGGCTGATAGACGAGTACGACCGCGTCGCGCTCGCACGGGACGTTCCCGTCACCAGTGACTTCGCCGCAGTAGGAGTTCCGTTCCGCGCCGATGACCTGGTTGCCCCCCGGCTGTCCCCGCAACTGGCCGCAGCGGTGGTCCGAGGGTACGAAGCTGCCAAGCTCACGCGTAAGCGGACCTTACAGATGCTGCGCGGATCGATCAGTGACGCCGAGCTACGCACACGCGACAACTCACCCTTCGAGGTGATCGACGGAGATGCTTGACCCTTGGGTTATGGACACGAGCGTGTTCACCCATTGGCACCGCGCAGGTCACGGCGAGATACTGCGAAGGCTCTCCCCTGGCGGGCAGGTGATTCTGATCCCGGACGCGGTGAACGCGGAGGTTGAGGTGGCGCGTGAGAAGTACTCCGGGATTCCGGCGATAGCCGAGTGCGAATGGGTCAAACTCGTCGTCCTCGATTCCGACGAGGGAGCGGTGCAACTGGCGATCCAGTCCGACCTGGGAGCGGAGACACCCGCCGAGCATGCCGGTGAAGCCGCGGTGATCGCCTACGCGCACGCACACGGGTGCACCGCGATCCTCGACGAACGCGAGGCGATCAGCCAGGCCGACGAGTACACGGTCCAGGCGCGGGATTCGATGTGGATCATCATCGAGGCGCTCCACGTCCTCGATGACGTCGATCGTGGCGGGGCGGAGCGGATCGTCGACGACCTCCTTGCGACAGAGATGTGGCTGCCAGTGAAGTCCGGCGCGAGTCTCGTCGGATGGGCCTACGAAGTCGGGTACATGCCGCACGCCAGCCGACTCGCTGCCTCACCTGGATGAACAGCGGTGCGCTAGCGGTTGATCGGGCGGATGCGGTTCGGGCTGGCAACCCGCCGCAACTGGTCGATCATCGCCGTGGTGCGGCAGCCGGAGTCGTTGGGTGTGTCGGCGGTGTGGCGGGAATAAGGCCGCCGGTCGCCGTGCTGCACGGCGCATGCCGAAACCTTTCACGGAGGCCGAGCGTCAGGAGTTCCTCGCGGACAAGCACATTGCCGTGCTGTCGGTCGCGACGAGCGACGGTCGCCCGCCCGCAACCGTCCCGATCTGGTACGACTACACCCCCGGCGGCAGCATCCGGATCAACACCGGTGCCAACAGCCGCAAGGCCCGGTTGGTCCGGGAGGCCGGCGCGGTGACCCTGGTCGTGCAGCGGGAAGAGCTGCCGTACCAGTACGTCATCGTCGAGGGCACCGTCGTCGACACCGCGATCCCCGCCCCGCGGGGAGCGCGGGAGGAGATCGCCGTCCGCTACCTCGGCCCGGAGGGTGGCCGCGCCTTCGCCGACAGCATGGAGGGCTCCGAGTCCGTGCTGTTCACCATCCGTCCCGACCGCTGGATCACCCAGGACTACTCGGGCGATCTCTGAAAGCCGTTCGGGGCCTGCGGAACCGGGATCGGCCTCGGCGCGTCGGCCAGGACTCGACCGCCGCCGCGGCCGTACTCGCCTGCTGTTCGATCGGCGCGAAGTGGTTTCCGGGAATCTCGATGACGTCGTCGACATCCGGGGCGGCGCGAGATGGATGCCGACCGGCTGATCACCGGCGCGCAATAGCAGTTTCGGCGCGGTGACCGCCGGAGCCGGCGACGACTCCAAGGTGCCAGGCCGTTCGTCCTATCCGGAAGCGGTTCTCCGGCAGCGAATTCCGGATTCGGGGCTACCCACGGCTGCCTCCGGATCGGCAATGCCGTGTGCTTGCGGGGTCGGCAGCCCTCACGTCACGGCCGTTCCGCTCCGCCCGGCGACGTCACCGCTTCCAGGCTGCCGCGCGGTGCGACCCAGCGGTGATTCAGGTCGACGACCGTGGCCACGGTGTCGAAGTCGGCATCGTAGTGCACCAGCAGAAGCCGATGTTCCACGGCGAGAACGGCTGTCAGCAGGTCCGCGATGCCGACCTCCCGATGCCGTCCGCTTCCCGCCAGGACGCGCTGCACCGAGAAGGCGCGCCGCCAGTGGTCGTCGTCGGTGGGCAGGTACTCGTAGGCGACTCGTCGGTCGGACCGGATCCGCTCGTATTCCGCCGGGCCGCGCGCGCTGAAGAGCGCTTCGGCGTCGAGCGTCGCGCAGGTCGCCACCGTGCCCGACTGCATCATGGGTGCGAGCACCCGCGCGACGCCGGGGTGGCGCATGCGAGCCGCCGCGCTGGTGTCGATGAGGAACCGTGATGTCACCGCCACACGTCGGCCCGCTGCTCGGGCTCCGCCAGCGACTCCATGCCGCCGTCGGTCAGCCATTCGATCTGGCGGGCGCGGGCCGCGGCGGCCGCCGCCGAGCGGAGCGCCGTGCGGACGGTGTCCGAGACCCCGGAGGTGCCGAGTTCGCGCTGGGCCGCCTCCAGCAGCTCGTCGTCTATGTCGATCAGTCGTTTCGTCACCGCGGCCCTTCGGGATATATATCCTGTCGACAACTAGTATATACTTTGCGAATCGGGATGTCGCGGTTGCGTAATGGGCCGGTGCGACGATTTCCATCCTGAGGTCGCGTCCACCGGAGGAGGGGATTCATGCTGCCGGATGCACCGGCGCTTCAGCTGGCCGGGTTGTACAAGAGGTTCGGCGGGCCCTGGGTGGTGGACGGGGTGAGTCTCACAGTGCCGCCCGGTTCGTTCTTCGGGCTGGTGGGGCCGAACGGGGCCGGGAAGACCACGACGTTGTCGATGGCGGTGGGCCTGCTGCGGCCCGATGCCGGACAGTCGCACATCTTCGGGTCCGACGTGTGGGCGGATCCGGTGCGGGCCAAGGCGATCGTCGGGGTGCTGCCGGACGGGCTGGCGCTGCCGGAGCGGCTGACCGGTCGCGAATTGCTCACCTACACCGGCCTTTTGCGCGGCATGGCCGCGGGCACCGTGGCCGAGCGGGCGCAGGAACTGCTCGCCGTCCTCGAACTCACCGGCGCCGAGAACACCTTGGTCGTCGACTACTCCGCCGGTATGCGCAAGAAGATCGGCCTGGCGACAGCGCTGCTGCACGCGCCGAAACTGCTCGTTCTCGACGAGCCGTTCGAGGCCGTCGATCCGGTGTCGGCCGGGACGATCCGCACCATCCTGCGCCGATTCGTCGACGCCGGTGGTTCGGTGGTGCTGTCGAGTCATGTGATGGCGCTGGTGGAAAACCTCTGCGATCGTCTCGCGGTGATCCACCGCGGGCAGGTGGTGAGCGCGGGCACCGTGGCCGAGGTGCGCGGTGACGGCTCCCTGGAGGAGGCGTTCGTGCGGCTGGTGGGCGGCCGGGTCGGCGGCGACGAGGGACTGTCGTGGTTGGCGTCCTGATCCGGATGCGGTGGCGGCTCACCGCACGCTCGCTCAGCACCGGTCAGGCCGCGATCGGGTTCTGGGTCGGGCTCCTGCTCGGGCTTGCCGCGGGCGTGGTCACCGCGGCGCTGATGGCCGTGGCCGGGCACGACTGGGACATCCGGGCGGCGGTCAATGCCGCCGCGGCGCTGTATGCGGTGTGGACACTGGGCTGGCTGTGCGGGCCGATTCTCGCGGGCAGCAGCGACGAGACGTTGCAGCCGGAGCATTTCCGGCTCCTGCCGATCAGCTATCGCCGACTGGCGGTCGGCCTGCTGGCCGTGGCCTTCACCGGGCCGGCGGCCGCGGTGAACCTGATCGCGTTCGGCGGGCTGGTGCTGTTGGCGGCCCAGCTGGGTGTCGTGCCGGCGCTCGTCGCGGCGGTCGGCGCCGTGCTGCACCTGGTCTTCGTGGTGCTGCTGTCGCGGGTGCTGCTGGCCTGGATCGGCGCGGCCATGCGGTCGCGGCGCGGTCGCGATCTGGGCGTGCTGGTGGCCGCCTTGGCGGGCCTGGCCTACTACCCGATGCAACTGCTGGTGACGTCCGTGGGCCCGAAGCTGGAACATGCCTCGAATCCGGTGCGGCTCGCCCTGCGGATATCCCCGTCGGGGTGGGCGCCGTACGCCGTCGAGACGGCCGCGCGCGGGCAGTGGTGGCTGTCGGTGCTGTGCCTGCTGGGTCTTGCGCTGCTGTCGATGGCGCTGTGGCAGGCGTGGGCGGTGCTGTTGCGGCGCCGCCTCACCACGACGGCCGCGCCCGCGGGACCGGTCCGGGCACAGGGCGGCGGGCTGCTGGATCGGGTGTTTCCGGCGAATCCCGTTGGCGCCGTGGTGATCAAGGAGCTGCGCACCTGGTGGCGCGACGGGCGCCGGCGGGCGGCGCTGCTGCCGCTGCTGGCGATCGGCATCGTGCTGCCGGTGATCCTGTCCCTGCAGGGCGCGGGCTCGCCGATCCCGTTCGTGGGGACCTTCGTGGTGTGGATGGTCGCGATGGCCAGCGCGAACATGTACGCGTTCGACGGCACGGCGCTGTGGCACACGCTGGTGATCCCCGGAGCGAACCGGGCCGATGTGCGCGGGCGAGCGATCGCCTGGGTGGTCATGGTCGTGCCGCCCGCCGTGCTGGTCACCCTGATCCTGCCGGGGGCGTTCGGCCACGCCGAGTTCTACCCGTGGGCGGTGTCGACCCTGCCCGTATTCGTCGGCGTCGGCGTGAGCACGGCGTTGTTCCTGTCGGTGTACGCCGCCTACCCGCTGCCGCCGCAGAGCGGCAATCCCTTCGCCGGAGGCGGCGGCAGTCCCGGCTGCGCCCGGGCGCTGGTACAGCTCTCGGTCGGCTTCGGGCAGTTGGTGGTGAACCTCCCGGTCGTCGCCATCCTGGGAATCGGTGTCGCCCTGGACAGTTGGCTCGTCCAGTGGTGTGCCCTGCCGATCGGGGTGGCGCTGGGATGCGGTGCCGCCGTCCTGGGGGCGCGGGTCGCGGAGAAGCGACTGGATACGCACGGGCCCGAACTGCTCGCCGAGATCGAACCGAAGTAAACCGCTGATCGACCGGGTTGTCGGTGCGCCCGGTTACGCTGCCGCCATGACGAGCGTTCGATACATCAACCCCGCGACCATGCACAGCAGTTCCGCCTTCACGCAGGCGGTCCGGGTGCCCGCAGGCTACGACACGGTGTATGTCGGCGGGCAGAACGGGGTCGATGCCACCGGCCGGGTGGTCGGTCCCGACGTGAAAAGCCAAGTGCCCCAGGCACTGACGAATCTACAGACCTGCCTGGTGTCCGCCGGCGCCGATCTGGGACACGTGGTGAAGTGGACGATCCTGGCCAAGGAGGGTGAGTCCCTCCAGGACGGCTTCGCGGCCTTCCTCGAGATCTGGGGCGAGCGCCCGAACCCACCCGCCATCACGGTGGTGCAGGTATCCGGCTTCGCCGTTCCCGGCGCCGTCGTGGAAATCGAGGCGGTGGCGGCGATCCCGCCCGCCTGATCGGGAGCGGGCGCCGGTGCGCGATTTCGCCCGCACTGCGCGGCCGTCTCGGCGATTCAACGAGGTCTGCACAAACGGTGGTCGTCGTCGTGACCGTGTCACCGTTCGGCGGGCACAGAGGCAGGCCGTGGTGACGTAGTGATCCAGTTTCCGCATGCTGCTGCGAATTCGATTGTGCTGCGGCGACGGTGCGGGGGTTGGCCCGCGCGTGCGTCGTGCGGGCCCGGTGCCGTGACACCGGGCGTGTAATGCCCTCAGACGGCCCCGGCGGCGAGGGCGGGCTTCCAGCCGCCGTAGTCGCTGATGTCCTTCGCGGTGGCGGCCGCGGCGGGGTCGCAGCCGAAGGCTGTGGTCCAGGTGCCGTCGTCGAGTTCGACCGAGCCGAGCTGCATAGGGGCCGGGAGGGCGCTCAGGAAATCGCCGAGGGCCGCGGGGGAGAGGAGCCAGCGTTCGCCCGCGATCGAGACCCCCGCTTCGCCGTCTGCGCACCTGGTTACCGCGGGCTTGGGCGGGACGGTGTCGAGGGCGCCGAGCCGGTATCGGGGCGCGGTGTGCACGGGGCCGGCCCAGCGTGCGCCGAGGCCGGTGAGCTGGTGTTCCAGCGGCTGCCCGCGCAGGTGCGCGCCGAAGACGACCAGTTCCCGCACCGGCGCCGAGCGCAACGGCCAGGCTTCCTCGACGGGGTCCGGAAAACCCTTGTCGCCGTTGCGAACAAGCGTGGCGATATCCAGTGCGACGGCATCCTCGAAGGCGCGGGCGAACACGGTGACACCGAACTGCGCGGGACCCGCGGTGCCCGCCGGTACCGCGACCGCGCACAGGTCGAACAGATTGCAGAAGTTCGTGTAGGTCCCGACCTTCGAGTTCACCCCGACCGGATCGGCCCGCACCTCCGCGATCGTCGGGTGGATCGGGGCGGTGGGTGCCAGCAGGGCGTGCGCGCCGCGCAGGCTGTCCATCGCCCGGGCCCGCAACCGCTCCAGGTCGGCGAGGTCCGATACCAGCCGGTGGGCGGGAATGTCGCGGGCGCCGCGGATGATCGCGCCGACGGTGGGGTCGACGGAATCGGCGTGCGCGTCGACGAATTCGCCTACGGCCGAGTACCTTTCGGCGACCAGGGCGCCGTCGTACAGCAGCCGGGCCGCCGCGAGAAACGGCTCCGGGTCCACGGTGACGATCCGCGCGCCGCGCTCCCGCAGCGCCGCGACCGTCCGGTCGAAGGCGTCCTGCCACACCGGGTCGAGACCGGCGAGCGAATCGAACACCGCGACAACGGGTTCCGGCGGCGCGGCCAGTGCGACCGCGGACGGCCACGGCCGGTCGGGCGCACCGGCGGCCATCGCCTCCATCGCCCGGTCCGCCAGTTGCAGGTCGGCGGCGAAGACCGTCACGCAGTCGTAGGAGCGGCAGGCCGGCACCACGCCGCGTGTGCCGACGACCCCGACGGTCGGCTTGATGCCGACGATCCCGTGAAATGCCGCCGGAACCCGGCCCGACCCGGCCGTGTCGGTGCCGATCGCGATATCCGCCTCGCCCAGCGCGACCGCCGCCGCCGAACCGGAGCTCGAACCGCCGGAAACGAATTCGGGCCGCAGCGCATTGGGTACCGCGCCGTACGGGGAGCGCGTTCCGACCAGCCCGGTCGCGAATTGATCCAGATTGGTCTTGCCGACCACGACCGCACCCGCCGCCCGCAGCGCCGCCACCGCCGCGGCATCTCGATCCGGCGTATACGCGAATTCGGGGCAGCCGGCGGTGGTGGGCATTCCCGCGACATCCACATTGTCTTTCACGGCCAGTCGCAACCCCGCCAGCGGCCCCCGTGCGGCGGCGATCTCGGCCGCCACCTCATTCTCCGGCCGTCGATGGATCCACACGCTCATGATTCGCAATCTCCCTGCCGCTCGGGCGCCTCGTCCACTAAATGCCTACCATGCCGCTACCGCATTCCGTCGGGCGCATTCCCGTCCACCTCCCGAAGGTGTACCGGTATACTCACCGCGAATTTCCGGTCCACACGCCGAGCTATTTCGGAATTCCTTTCCGTGTCATTCTGATTCGCCGCCGCTACCGTCGTATCCCCCTCATGCCGCTCCTGCACCCGATCTCTCCTCCATTCCGGCACCCGATCCCGGTCGTTCCTGTGTTCGGTCTCTCTGTCGTTCCGGCATCCGGTTTTCCTGTCATTCCGGCATGCTTTTGGCCGGAATCCACGGCGAGATCCCGGCCGAAACGCGCCGGGATGACGTCTGGAGTTATCCCGGATGGACGGGTGAAGCTGTCTCGGGTGGACTGGTGAAACTGTCTCGGGTGGACGGGTTGAGCCATCCTGGGACGACAGTTGAGCCATCCCGGGACGACGGGCTGAGCCGTCTCGGGCAATAGGCGGGGACAGGCTGGATCGTGCCGGGTGACGGCCGGGTGCGCCGAGACGGCGGAGCCGAAACGCCACCCTCACCCCTGCGCTCCGAGTTCTCCCGAGGATTTCCAGGAAAGCCGTTCCGCGGCAAAGGCTTCGGTCTGCCCGGTGCGGAAGTCGGCGATCGAGGCGGCGTTGTCGGCGAGGAAACGCCGGTGCGCGGCGAGCCGGAATTCGCCCTCCTCGGTCTCCAGCTCACCCTTGCCCGCTGCGAAGTCCGCTCGCATGTCCAGCAATTCGTCGGCCGCGACCGGATACCAGCGAATACGGTCGAAATACCGCAGGAGCCATGGATTTTCGTCGTGATCGGGGTCGTGCACCGTATCGGCGCGGGAGAGCCGGAAGGATCGGTGATTCCACACCTGCGTGGTCCGGCCGACGAACTGATAGCCGCCCGGCCCCTCCATGCCGTAGACACAAAGGTATGCACCGCCGATGCCGACGGCGTTCTCCGGGGTCCAGGTGCGGGCCGGGTTGTACTTGGTCGTCACCAGGCGATGCCGCGGATCGGTCGGTGTGGCGACCGGCGCGCCGAGATACACATCGCCCAGCCCCAGCACCAGATACTCCGCCGCGAACACGGTGTCGAAAACGTCCTGCACGGAAGGTAATCCGTTGGCCCGGCGAATGAATTCGATATTCCACGGACACCAGGGCGCATCCGCGCGGACGCCGTGCATATACCGGGTGATGGCCTCCCTGGTCGCGGGATCGTCCCAGGACAGCGGCATCCGCACGGTGCGGCTGGGCACCACCAGTTCCTCGGACGGCGGCAGCGTCGATTCGGCCTCCGCCAGCAGGTGCAGCAGTGTGGCCGGGGGCAGTCGGTCGGGATCGGTGCGCACCTGGAGCGACCGGATTCCGGGCGTGAGTTCGATGATGCCCGGCTCGCACCGTCGCAGCAGATGCTGGTGCAGTGCGTGAACACGCGCCCGCAGGCCCAGATCCAGTGTCATGTCACCGTATTCGACGAGCACGCCGTCGTCGCCGGCGCGCCGGTAGGTGACGGCGGTGGTGTCGTCGGCCTCGCCGCGTGCCAGTATGCCGTCGTCGCCGTCGCCCCCGGACGACAAGACGCACGGCAGCCCCGCGCGCCGGGCGGGCCCGAGCGAGCGCGGCGAGGCGGCGCGATCGGCGCGCACCGGCACGAAGCGCACCTCATCACCCGGCGTCAGCTGGCCGAGCTTCCACCGGTCGGCCGCGGTGACGGTCACGGGACAGACGAATCCGCCCAGGCTGGGGCCGTCCGGTCCGAGCAGGATCGGGGTGTCGCCGGTGAAGTCCAGTGCCCCAACAGAATACGCGTTGTCGTGGATGTTGGACGGATGTATGCCGGCCTCGCCGCCGTCCGTGCGGGCCCACTCCGGTTTCGGGCCGATCAACCGCACACCGGTCCGATCGGAGTTGAAATGCACCGTGTAGGCGGTTGCGAGGATCGTGTCGAAGTCGGTGCGGGTGAAGAACTCCGGCGCCCCGTGCGGCCCCTCGGTGACGGCGAGTTCCCAGCGGCGCGTGAACACCGGCTGTTCGTCCATCGGTATCGCCGTGGCACTCGGGCCGTGTGCGCCGCCGAGCGGGAGCACATCGCCGTCGCGCAGTGCGTCACCTGTCTGCCCGCCGAATCTGCCCAGTGTGAATGTCGCTGTGCTGCCGAGGTATTCGCCCACCTCGATCGCTCCGGCGATCAGAATGTAGCAGCGCATCCCGGGGCCGTGTACGGCACCGACGTCCAGTACGCCGTCCATCGGAACGTCGACGGTGCGCCACATCGGCATCGGCACTCCGTCCACGGTGATGTCCACCGGTGCACCCGTGACGCACACCCGGGCCGCCCGGCCGAACCGCAGGGCGGGCCCGGCCAGCGTGCACTCCAGCCCGGCCGCCCCCTCGGCATTCCCGACCGCCCGATTCCCGAGCCGGAACGACAGATCGTCCATCGGCCCGGACGGCGGCACGCCGACATGCCAGTACCCGATCCGTCCCGGCCAGTCCTGCACGGTGGTCAGCATCCCGGGCCGCAGCACCTCGAGCGAGCCTTCGACCACCTGCCCGGCCGCGCGTTCACGGGCTGTCGCGTGCTGCGGTACCTGCGTGGAATCCCTGTTCCGGCCGATGGCATTCCCGTGATCAGTGGTCTTTCCAGAATCGAGTCCCGCTGTGCCGAAGCCTGTTTCGACGTCCGCGGGATGCTCCGCCGTTGTGATTGTCGTGCTGCCTTCGTTCATTCTCGGCCTCTCTGGATCATTACGGTGCTCGGCGCTCCGTGCCCGGCGGGTTGTCATGGACCGCCCGGTGCCTGGTCCAGTGGTGGGTCGGCAATCGGGTCTCGAAGTCTCGGTGGGTAATCCGACTCCGAACCGGGACTCACACTGTGCGAACAGGTTCCGGCCACGTGCGCGTGCACGACCGGACCGATGTGCGCATGCGAACTCCGGTGGCGAACACGTCGGAATGACGGACCGACCACCGCGGCGGGCCGGGCCGCGGGCTGGAGTAGACCGGCTGCCGGCGCACGCGGGGACGGAGGTCCGACCGCCGAAGCTTGCCGCGGTGGCCGGGTTCCGGGTCCGGGCTCTGGGCGAGGCGCACGCACGGAATCGCCTCAGCGGGTGACGACCATGCGGACGGGCGTCGGGTCGAATCCGTTGCAGGGGTTGTTGATCTGCGGGCAGTTCGAGACCAGGACCAGGGTGTCCACCTCGGCGCGGAGCGTGACCTTCTTGCCGGACGCCGACAGGCCGTCGACGATGCCGAGCGTGCCGTCGGCCTCGACGGGGACGTTCATGAACCAGTTGATGTTCGGCACCAGGTCCCGCTTGTCCAGGCCCCAGGCCATTCCCTCGGCGAGAAAGTTCTCCACGCAGGCGTGCTGGTGGCGGGTGTGGTGGCCGTAGCGCAACGTATTCGACTCCTGCGAGCAGGCGCCCGCGACGGTGTCGTGGTTGCCGACCTCGTCCGCGACGACGGTCATCAGCGCCGTACCCGCGTCCGTGCGCAGCACGGTGCCGGTGGTGACGAAGACGTTGCGCTGCGCCGCGATGGTGGCCTGCGCGCTGTAGCGGTCGGCGTGGTCGGCGGCCGAGTACAGCAGGCAGTCCACGGCCTGATTGCCGTGCAGGTCGATGATCTCCAGCTGCTCCCCGGCCCGAACCACCGCCGACCAGGGGGAACAGGCGCCGACGATCTCGTCCAGGACGACGGTGCGTGCGAGCGTGGTCACTTCGGGGACCATCCTTTCTGCGGATGCGGATGCGGATGCGGATGCGGATGCGGATGCGGATGCGGATGCGGATGCGGATCGGAGTGCCGGGTGTGCGGGCGAACCCGCGACCCGGTGGTGGCGGGCCGGTCGCCGGGATGGTGGTGCCTACCGGGGCATCGTGGGTACGCCGCACGAACCGCCGCACCGGCTGTACGGGAACGGGTACAGGAACCGGGGTTACGGTCTCGCGCGGAGCCGGTGTGACACCGCCGCCCGGTACTGCCGCGGGGCCGGCGCCCGGCCACCGGGCACGTCATGCCAACGCCTCGGCGTTCCGTGCAGCACGCCACGCCTGTTCGGTGTTCTCGACCGCGCGAAGGTATTCGGGCTCGGTATTGTGTTGCCGGGCAAGATCTTCGGGCGCTCGCCAGGCGACGAGGTCGAGATCGGTCGGCGGCTCCGGATCGAGCGGATGCGCGGCATCGGCGATCAGCAGCGTGACCGGCAGGTGGATCAGGAGATCCACCGCCGCACCGGCTCCCGCACCGCCCGTCGGCACCAGCGCGCCGTCGTGGTCGACCCGCACGCCGCGGAAGAACGAGACGGTCGGCCCGATATCCCGCGGTGTCAGACCATGTTTGGCGCCGGCCAGCCGCAGTGCCCGGCGCGCCGCATTGCTCGGCCCGCACAACGCGTCGTGGTGCCCCGACGAGTCCGCGACGACCGTGGCCAGCACGCGCCCCTGATCCGAGAGCAGCGGGTGCCCCACGCCCAGGTACGCCTGCCACGGCACCTTGACCGTATCGGCGACATTCAGCCGCTCCCAGGGTGATTCGGCCCGCGTCAGCAGTACGTGCGCGCAGGCCGCGCCGCCGGGATCGGCGATCCGGACCCGAGTGCCCCGCCCCAGTACGACGTTCGCGTACCCGCCGCCGGGTATCCGCCGGGCGAAGGTGATCCGCTCGGCGGGAACGTCGTCCGGCAACTCGGGCCCGGAGACGTACGCCTCCGCCGCCTGGCCGCGCGCATGCTCCCGCGCACCGGTCGTCGATGCGGTACTTGTCATCGCTGACTCCTGATCGGTAGTAGGGGATTGGGATTCACGTGTCCGGCACGTCGGGCGATTGCCTGCGTTTCCGGCGTTCGAC carries:
- a CDS encoding pyridoxamine 5'-phosphate oxidase family protein, with protein sequence MPKPFTEAERQEFLADKHIAVLSVATSDGRPPATVPIWYDYTPGGSIRINTGANSRKARLVREAGAVTLVVQREELPYQYVIVEGTVVDTAIPAPRGAREEIAVRYLGPEGGRAFADSMEGSESVLFTIRPDRWITQDYSGDL
- a CDS encoding ABC transporter ATP-binding protein → MLPDAPALQLAGLYKRFGGPWVVDGVSLTVPPGSFFGLVGPNGAGKTTTLSMAVGLLRPDAGQSHIFGSDVWADPVRAKAIVGVLPDGLALPERLTGRELLTYTGLLRGMAAGTVAERAQELLAVLELTGAENTLVVDYSAGMRKKIGLATALLHAPKLLVLDEPFEAVDPVSAGTIRTILRRFVDAGGSVVLSSHVMALVENLCDRLAVIHRGQVVSAGTVAEVRGDGSLEEAFVRLVGGRVGGDEGLSWLAS
- a CDS encoding helix-turn-helix domain-containing protein, translated to MDAKALGRRIAEARVAAGMSQGQLAAALDQVDHTTISKMESGTRRVSATEMFAIAEKLDKPLQWFVMDEVPAAISRRTDAGFDPGVTARVDEAIELLADDMRSLMRKGLISAVPRPESAVPGCHEDAERIAQETRKRIGLDGEPIIDVLSVCEKLGMYVFVGDYGESADGACVIVDGDGDTAVAAAVINAEQPRGRKRVTVAHELAHWLIGDAYDAHSSDSETMVKSVAIHFLIPRAGAGKLWSDYPHDSPRRRAIRIAGTYRVSWTATVNQLKNIGLIDEYDRVALARDVPVTSDFAAVGVPFRADDLVAPRLSPQLAAAVVRGYEAAKLTRKRTLQMLRGSISDAELRTRDNSPFEVIDGDA
- a CDS encoding PIN domain-containing protein; protein product: MTSRFLIDTSAAARMRHPGVARVLAPMMQSGTVATCATLDAEALFSARGPAEYERIRSDRRVAYEYLPTDDDHWRRAFSVQRVLAGSGRHREVGIADLLTAVLAVEHRLLLVHYDADFDTVATVVDLNHRWVAPRGSLEAVTSPGGAERP
- a CDS encoding RidA family protein, with product MTSVRYINPATMHSSSAFTQAVRVPAGYDTVYVGGQNGVDATGRVVGPDVKSQVPQALTNLQTCLVSAGADLGHVVKWTILAKEGESLQDGFAAFLEIWGERPNPPAITVVQVSGFAVPGAVVEIEAVAAIPPA
- the atzF gene encoding allophanate hydrolase, which produces MSVWIHRRPENEVAAEIAAARGPLAGLRLAVKDNVDVAGMPTTAGCPEFAYTPDRDAAAVAALRAAGAVVVGKTNLDQFATGLVGTRSPYGAVPNALRPEFVSGGSSSGSAAAVALGEADIAIGTDTAGSGRVPAAFHGIVGIKPTVGVVGTRGVVPACRSYDCVTVFAADLQLADRAMEAMAAGAPDRPWPSAVALAAPPEPVVAVFDSLAGLDPVWQDAFDRTVAALRERGARIVTVDPEPFLAAARLLYDGALVAERYSAVGEFVDAHADSVDPTVGAIIRGARDIPAHRLVSDLADLERLRARAMDSLRGAHALLAPTAPIHPTIAEVRADPVGVNSKVGTYTNFCNLFDLCAVAVPAGTAGPAQFGVTVFARAFEDAVALDIATLVRNGDKGFPDPVEEAWPLRSAPVRELVVFGAHLRGQPLEHQLTGLGARWAGPVHTAPRYRLGALDTVPPKPAVTRCADGEAGVSIAGERWLLSPAALGDFLSALPAPMQLGSVELDDGTWTTAFGCDPAAAATAKDISDYGGWKPALAAGAV